One segment of Carya illinoinensis cultivar Pawnee chromosome 1, C.illinoinensisPawnee_v1, whole genome shotgun sequence DNA contains the following:
- the LOC122274203 gene encoding uncharacterized protein LOC122274203 — MVRNHRDDTSPRHREQDTGNHPLEGGQAIAEAIRQIIEVVRNQMGQSQHVQQDPQRGDTWGCPFERFLIYRYPNFMGTEGALRANKWLLDLERTFNISGCTEDQKVQYVGHLLQGEASIWWDTKQQLLAQELGDVATLTWEWLKKDFDSCFFLETAKQQQALEFANLVQGNMMVEQYATLWN; from the coding sequence ATGGTGCGGAATCACCGAGATGATACTTCTCCAAGGCATAGAGAGCAAGATACTGGAAACCACCCATTGGAAGGAGGTCAGGCTATAGCGGAAGCTATTCGCCAAATAATTGAGGTAGTGAGAAATCAAATGGGGCAAAGTCAACACGTTCAACAAGACCCCCAGAGAGGAGATACGTGGGGATGCCCATTTGAGAGATTCTTGATTTATCGTTATCCAAATTTCATGGGAACGGAAGGAGCCTTAAGAGCCAACAAGTGGCTTTTAGATTTGGAACGTACTTTCAATATTAGTGGATGTACAGAGGATCAGAAAGTTCAGTATGTTGGGCATTTATTGCAAGGAGAGGCTAGCATTTGGTGGGACACCAAGCAGCAGTTGCTAGCCCAAGAGTTGGGAGATGTGGCTACTCTCACGTGGGAATGGTTAAAGAAGGACTTTGATAGTTGTTTCTTTCTAGAGACAGCCAAGCAACAACAAGCTTTGGAATTTGCTAACTTAGTGCAAGGCAACATGATGGTTGAACAATATGCAACTTTATGGAATTAG
- the LOC122274130 gene encoding uncharacterized protein LOC122274130: MWYHQLPQARLAGPHEDFQEMVAQVQGNHCQKELEKLFMIAWAYWYRRNQWVFEENQLEAVEVINHAICLHKTYKTMKGLNHSSIQRMTKCQLPPQGMTKLNVDGAIFHVDGNAGANLILRDWEGKVLLDVSKKEAAVMEPLEIESSAILKGLQFCIPFGLQSLSIGIDSLILAQELSKSDLSNSMFGNVVTDIKQMHTRIPICSIVHVNREANESAYRLARFARNVSDTSVW; this comes from the coding sequence ATGTGGTATCACCAGCTTCCTCAAGCTAGGCTTGCAGGACCACATGAGGACTTCCAGGAGATGGTTGCTCAAGTACAAGGTAATCACTGTCAAAAGGAGTTGGAAAAATTGTTTATGATTGCTTGGGCATATTGGTATAGAAGGAATCAATGGGTATTTGAGGAAAACCAGTTGGAAGCAGTAGAGGTAATCAATCATGCTATTTGTTTGCACAAGACTTATAAGACAATGAAAGGCCTTAATCATAGTAGTATTCAAAGAATGACCAAGTGCCAATTGCCTCCACAAGGAATGACAAAGCTCAATGTGGATGGAGCAATTTTTCATGTTGATGGCAATGCAGGGGCCAACCTCATTTTAAGAGATTGGGAGGGAAAGGTGCTACTGGATGTTAGTAAAAAAGAGGCAGCAGTAATGGAGCCTTTAGAGATTGAATCAAGTGCCATATTGAAAGGATTGCAATTTTGTATTCCTTTTGGTTTGCAATCTTTAAGCATTGGGATAGACTCTTTGATTTTAGCTCAAGAGTTATCAAAATCTGACTTGTCCAATTCTATGTTTGGGAATGTGGTTACAGATATCAAGCAGATGCATACTCGAATACCAATTTGCTCAATTGTGCATGTCAATAGGGAAGCAAATGAATCAGCATATAGACTAGCAAGGTTTGCAAGAAATGTTAGTGATACAAGTGTATGGTAG